The sequence AGTCGATTCCCTCAACGCCGCAGTGGCCGGCTCCATCGCTCTCTACGAGTTGCTGCGCCGCCGCCTGGCTGCCCAGGGCGACTGAACTCCATCGCGGCCGGGCGTGGGAGGCGTTCCCGGTCCCTCGGCACGGGCAAGCGACCGTCAGAACCGCACGGATGCCGCGCCTACATTGCAATCCGCCCCTACGCTCGGTATCATAATGTTGGAGGGAGTGGTGTTCGTACACGTGCGAACACCTGTTTTTGGCGCCGGTTGTCCCGCTTGTGACCGGCGCGTCTTCGTTGACAGAGTGCCGTGCGGGTCGCGCCGCGCGCCGCACCGCGACGGCGACAGAGAGGCATCACAGCATGAAGGTCATCCTCCTGCAGGATGTCCCCAAGTTGGGGAGTGCGGGGGCGATTGCAGACGTCTCCGAAGGGTATGCCCGCAACTATCTGATTCCGCAGGGTCTGGCCGAGATGGCGACCCCAGGCCGCGTCAAGGAAGCCGAGCAGCGTCTGGCCGCCGCGGCGCGGCGCCTCGAGCGCGAGGAGCGAGCCAAGCAGGCCCTGGCCGACCGCATCGAGGGCACGCGCATTCAGATGCTCGCTCGCGTCGGCGAGCAGGGGCGGCTCTACGGCTCCATCACCGCGCAGGACATCGCCGAGGTGCTCACCGCTAAGTTCGGTGAGGAGATCGACCGGCGCAAGGTTCTCCTCGAGGAGCCGATCCGCACCGTTGGGGAGCATCAAGTGACGGTGCACCTCGTCGGTCGCCTGCGGCCCACGGTGACGGTGGTCGTCGCTCCCGAGGGCGGCGAACCGGTTGCGGCCGGCGACGCCGAGGCGAGCGCTGCCGGCGAGGATGGCGCGGCGAGCGCCCAGGACGAGGCGGCTGGCGAGGAGTCGCCCGAGTCCTAGGGTTGAGCGAGGAGCGAGGCGGTGGCCACGCAGGCGGTCGAGCGACTTCCGCCCCACAACCTGGAGGCAGAGCAATCAGTCCTGGGCAGCCTCCTGATCGACCGCGATGCGG is a genomic window of Sphaerobacter thermophilus DSM 20745 containing:
- the rplI gene encoding 50S ribosomal protein L9, which translates into the protein MKVILLQDVPKLGSAGAIADVSEGYARNYLIPQGLAEMATPGRVKEAEQRLAAAARRLEREERAKQALADRIEGTRIQMLARVGEQGRLYGSITAQDIAEVLTAKFGEEIDRRKVLLEEPIRTVGEHQVTVHLVGRLRPTVTVVVAPEGGEPVAAGDAEASAAGEDGAASAQDEAAGEESPES